Part of the candidate division WOR-3 bacterium genome is shown below.
ACGGTGTAAACTATTGTCAGCATTGCGGCGCTGAGGTTAATCCTAATGCTGAAATATGTATTAAATGCGGTGTCCGATTAGTTGGCGTAAAATCAGTAGCAATGGGCGAAGTTATATACGCTGGCTTTTGGCGCCGATTCGTTGCTTCATTAGTCGATGGAGTTATTTTATTTGTTCCGATGCTGATAATTAATTTGATTTTTCCTTATGCGGGATGGTTTTTGGGAACAGTTGCTAGTTGGTTATATTATGCATTAATGGAATGTTCAGAAAGACAAGCAACATTAGGTAAACAGGTATTAGGTATTATGGTTACTGATAGTAATGGTAATAGAATTACATTTGGCCGAGCAACAGGACGACATTTTGCAAAAATTGTTTCGAGTTTAACTTTGCTGATAGGTTATATTATGGCAGGTTTCACTGAGAAAAAACAAGCATTGCATGATATGATTGCAGATTGTTTAGTTATTAAAAAATCATAAAATTATCTATTTGTAAAAAGGTATTAATGTGCACTGACAGCAATAAACAAAAGTTAAAAAGTTGTAAAATAATTTAGTCGTAAAGGAGGCATTATGTTTTGTCGTAATTGCGGTAAAGAGATTGCCGATAGGGCAGAAATTTGTATTCATTGTGGTGCAAGACCACTAACCGGAAACAAATATTGCCAGAATTGTGGTGTAGAAGTCAATCC
Proteins encoded:
- a CDS encoding RDD family protein; amino-acid sequence: MFCRNCGREVSEKAEICIHCGARPLNGVNYCQHCGAEVNPNAEICIKCGVRLVGVKSVAMGEVIYAGFWRRFVASLVDGVILFVPMLIINLIFPYAGWFLGTVASWLYYALMECSERQATLGKQVLGIMVTDSNGNRITFGRATGRHFAKIVSSLTLLIGYIMAGFTEKKQALHDMIADCLVIKKS